A genome region from Pseudomonas anguilliseptica includes the following:
- a CDS encoding phage baseplate assembly protein, with protein MTKERVQLRVNGAGHEGWKEVRVTAGIERQARDFSLEVTDRWPGSSVARRVAPGDLCEVWLGNDKVLTGYIDATPISYDGQQVTVGVNGRSKTADLVDCSAVHSPGQWRGVSVEHIARALAEPYGIKVQAALATGTVLEHQIDPGESVFESIDRLLTQKALLATDDADGNQLLIRAGLLQADTALEVGVNVLSCSAGLDFKERYSEYRCRGQRAGNDDDFGASVAGQLATVGDSGIRRRRILDLRTDGQGDLAAYRERVRWEAACRAGKSYQATYVVQGWRQRNGQLWLPNMRVQVRDPIIGFDMEMLIAEVEYLQGETGTTATLTVAPVAAFELLPEVPKAQGKNKTGSKGFSVGEGETLVEFK; from the coding sequence ATGACCAAAGAGCGAGTGCAGCTGCGGGTCAATGGCGCCGGCCACGAGGGCTGGAAAGAGGTGCGCGTGACGGCCGGCATCGAGCGGCAGGCGCGCGACTTCTCGCTGGAGGTGACTGACCGCTGGCCCGGTAGCAGTGTGGCGCGGCGCGTGGCGCCGGGTGACCTTTGCGAAGTCTGGCTCGGCAACGACAAGGTGCTCACCGGCTACATCGACGCCACGCCGATCAGCTACGACGGCCAGCAGGTGACGGTGGGAGTAAATGGCCGCAGCAAGACGGCTGACCTGGTCGATTGCTCGGCTGTGCATTCGCCCGGGCAGTGGCGGGGTGTAAGCGTCGAGCACATCGCCCGGGCGCTGGCCGAGCCCTACGGCATCAAGGTGCAGGCGGCGCTTGCCACCGGCACGGTGCTCGAGCACCAGATAGATCCCGGTGAGTCGGTATTCGAGAGCATCGATCGCCTGCTCACGCAGAAGGCGCTGCTCGCCACGGACGATGCCGACGGCAATCAGCTGCTGATCCGCGCAGGCCTGTTGCAGGCGGACACGGCGCTGGAGGTGGGGGTGAATGTGCTCTCGTGCTCGGCCGGGCTGGACTTCAAGGAGCGGTATTCCGAGTACCGCTGTCGTGGCCAGCGTGCCGGCAATGACGACGACTTCGGGGCCTCTGTGGCGGGCCAGTTGGCCACGGTCGGTGACTCCGGCATCCGGCGCCGCCGCATCCTCGACCTGCGCACCGATGGCCAGGGCGACCTGGCAGCCTACCGCGAGCGGGTGCGCTGGGAGGCCGCTTGCCGTGCCGGCAAGAGCTACCAGGCCACCTACGTGGTGCAGGGCTGGCGGCAGCGTAACGGCCAGCTCTGGCTGCCCAACATGCGGGTGCAGGTGCGCGACCCGATCATCGGCTTTGACATGGAGATGCTCATTGCCGAGGTGGAGTACCTGCAGGGCGAGACGGGAACCACGGCCACGCTGACGGTGGCGCCGGTGGCGGCCTTCGAGCTGCTGCCCGAGGTACCCAAGGCGCAGGGCAAGAACAAGACCGGCAGCAAAGGCTTTTCGGTGGGCGAAGGTGAAACCCTGGTGGAGTTCAAGTGA
- a CDS encoding DNA circularization protein: protein MTWRDRLQPASFRGVAFEYLADDVSGIGRRNQLHEYPKRDQGYVEDMGRSTESIDIEARLVGADYLARLDELLKALRAEGPGELVHPFYGRLQVVANPACRVRHSMEDGGLCQISLSFTESGENQYPSAQEVPSLRVLSLADRLQQVSTARFTDVFQVDGLPEWVSTEAITDIGRIVSSAQTIYRRVATAQWSDLLGSAGGLASALLGMFQGGTGLSGLQAARLYSTTPRPVTPSAAAGVGRQQSVANSQALLDLVTSASIAQAAQQIVAVESPVFDDLEAWRGQLTAVIDREVERPGLPQASFEALADLRSGVSRYVLAESATASRLRTYTPRATLPAAVLAYDLYGDASRSDELVARNGLRIRPLFHPIL from the coding sequence ATGACCTGGCGCGACAGACTGCAGCCTGCCTCGTTCCGGGGCGTGGCGTTTGAGTACCTGGCTGACGATGTGTCCGGCATCGGCCGACGCAACCAGCTGCACGAATACCCCAAGCGCGACCAGGGCTATGTCGAGGACATGGGGCGCAGTACCGAGTCCATCGATATCGAGGCCCGCTTGGTCGGGGCTGATTACCTGGCGCGGCTCGACGAGCTGCTCAAGGCGTTGCGCGCAGAAGGCCCCGGCGAGCTGGTGCACCCCTTCTACGGGCGCCTGCAGGTAGTCGCCAACCCGGCGTGCCGAGTACGTCACTCCATGGAGGATGGCGGGCTCTGCCAGATCAGCCTGAGCTTCACCGAGTCCGGCGAGAATCAGTACCCCAGCGCGCAGGAGGTGCCATCGCTGCGAGTGCTGTCCCTCGCGGATCGCCTGCAGCAGGTATCCACGGCGCGCTTCACCGATGTGTTCCAGGTGGATGGCTTGCCCGAGTGGGTCAGCACTGAGGCGATCACCGATATCGGCCGCATCGTCAGCTCGGCGCAAACCATTTACCGCCGCGTGGCGACGGCTCAGTGGAGTGATCTGCTGGGCAGTGCGGGTGGTCTGGCTTCGGCTCTGCTGGGCATGTTCCAGGGCGGTACCGGGCTTTCCGGTCTGCAGGCAGCCCGGCTGTACAGCACCACGCCGAGGCCGGTTACACCCAGCGCTGCTGCGGGCGTGGGTCGGCAGCAGTCGGTGGCCAACAGCCAGGCACTGCTCGATCTGGTGACCTCGGCGAGCATTGCCCAGGCGGCGCAGCAGATCGTCGCGGTTGAGTCCCCGGTGTTCGATGACCTGGAGGCCTGGCGTGGGCAGCTCACCGCCGTGATCGATCGTGAGGTCGAGCGGCCTGGGCTGCCGCAGGCCAGTTTCGAGGCGCTGGCTGATCTGCGCTCTGGCGTCAGCCGCTATGTGTTGGCCGAGTCGGCCACCGCGTCCCGGCTGCGCACCTATACGCCGCGCGCCACGCTGCCGGCCGCCGTGCTGGCGTATGACCTGTATGGCGATGCCAGCCGCAGCGATGAGCTGGTCGCCCGTAACGGCCTGCGCATCCGTCCTTTGTTCCACCCGATCCTTTGA